The stretch of DNA CTCCCCCAGCCCGCTGAAGATGCCTGAATAAACAGCAGTAGCCGACAGGGGTGAGGATGTTCGAGGAAGAAAACGCGCAGTGGGGGCTGGTGCATGCCCTGGTGCTGGACGGTAAAGGTGGTGCGCGTTCGATTGCCCGGACAGAGCTTGATGAGCTGCAACTGCAGCCTCAGGAAAGCCTGTGGCTGCATTGGGACCGTAGCCATCCCCAGACCCAGACCTGGTTGCGCAAATCCAGCGGCCTCAGCGAATTCGCCTGTGACCTGCTGCTGGAGGAGAACACTCGCCCACGCCTGTTGCCGCTGCCGGATGCCGAGCTGCTGCTGTTTTTGCGCGGGGTCAACCTCAATCCCGGCGCCGAACCGGAAGACATGGTCTCGGTGCGGATCTTTGCCTCGGCAGCGCGGGTGATTTCCCTGCGTTTGCGCCCATTGCGCGCCACCGACGAGTTGCTGGTGCAACTGGCAGACGGCAAGGGGCCGAAGACTTCCTCGGAACTGGTCCTGTATATGGCGCAGTACCTGACCAACAAGGTTCAGGATCTGGTCAGCGACTTGTCCGAAATCGTCGATATCGAAGAAGAAAAACTGGATGCCGACGAACGGTATACTCCGGAGCATGGCAGCGTTTTGCAGATCCGTCGGCGCGCCGCCGGGCTTAAACGTTTCCTGTCGCCGCAGCGGGATATTTTCGCGCAGTTGACCCGGATCAAATTGCCCTGGTTCTGTGACGACGATGCTGACTACTGGAACGAATTGAACAACAGCCTGACCCGCTACCTGGAAGAGCTTGAGCTGGCCCGGGAGCGCGTGGGGCTTGTGCTGGAGACCGAAGACCGGCGTTTGAGCCTGCGCATGAACCGCACCATGT from Pseudomonas sp. NC02 encodes:
- a CDS encoding zinc transporter ZntB encodes the protein MFEEENAQWGLVHALVLDGKGGARSIARTELDELQLQPQESLWLHWDRSHPQTQTWLRKSSGLSEFACDLLLEENTRPRLLPLPDAELLLFLRGVNLNPGAEPEDMVSVRIFASAARVISLRLRPLRATDELLVQLADGKGPKTSSELVLYMAQYLTNKVQDLVSDLSEIVDIEEEKLDADERYTPEHGSVLQIRRRAAGLKRFLSPQRDIFAQLTRIKLPWFCDDDADYWNELNNSLTRYLEELELARERVGLVLETEDRRLSLRMNRTMYRFGIITGIFLPMSFLTGLLGINVGGIPFSSSPYGFLIACLMMVTVAVGQWWLFRRLRWV